From Streptomyces sp. SAI-135:
GGCCCAGCCTGCGGATGTGGGCGCTGCGGTCCGTCGCGCTCGTGGGGGCCCGGGCCTGTACCGAGTACGGGGCCCACATGGCGGCCGCCCTCGCCACCGGGCTCGCCGAGCTGGGGTGGGTCGTCGTGTCCGGCGGGGCCTACGGAGTCGACGGTGCCGCCCACCGCGGTGCCCTCGGCGCGGGCGGCGCCACCGTCGCCGTCCTGGCCTGCGGGGTCGACCGGCCCTACCCGCGCGGACACACCCAGTTGATCACCAGGATCGCGGAACAGGGCCTGGTGATCGGGGAGTTGCCGCCCGGCGATCATCCGACACCCAGCAGATTCGTGCTGCGCAACCGGGTGATCGCCGCCCTCACCCGCGGCACCGTGGTCGTCGAGGCCGCCCACCGCAGCGGCTCCCTCGTCACCGCACGGGCGGCCCAGCGGCTGGGCCGTCACACGATGGGGGTGCCCGGACCCGCCACCAGCAGCCTGTCCGCCGGGGTGCACGAGCTGCTGCGCGGGGAGGCCACGCTGGTCACGGACGCCGCGGAAGTCGTGGAGCTGGTCGGCGACATGGGGGAGCTGGCCCCCGACCGGCGCGGACCGGTGCTGCCGCGGGATCTGCTGGCCCCGGCGGCACGCAGGGTCCTGTCCGCGCTGCCCGCGCGGCGGGAGTCCGGCGCGGCCGAGATCGCGCGCGGTGCGCAGACGACAGAGGACGACGCCGTCGCGAGACTGTACGAACTCCGTGCACTTGGTTACGTCGAACGACACGGCGACGGCTGGAAGTTGACACGCCAGGCGATGATCTCGGTCCGGGGTGGCCGCGAGCCGTGTTGACCGAGCGTGTTCGGCCGTCCGGGGGAACCCCGAAATCCTTGGGAATTACCGCAGTTGGGGTGTTCGGTTGATCACACAGGGTGGCGGCCGCGCCGCGCGGACACGGCCCGCGGAACGCGCCCGCGCGCGGATCCCGGCACGCTGTTTGCGCACTGCGACTCCTCAGTCACGCTACGCTCACGGGGATTCCGATGCACTTCACGTACAACGCGTACTTCACGGCAGAACGGCACAAGGCGACGAATGCCCCAGCACACTTCCGGGTCCGACCGGGCGGCGATTCCCCAGGCCGCCCGTGACGGTGGCAGCGTGCGGCCGCCCGCTCCCTCGACGCTCGACGAGTTGTGGCGGTCGTACAAGTCCACGGGAGACGAGCGGCTGCGAGAGCAGCTGATCCTGCACTACTCACCGCTCGTGAAGTACGTCGCCGGGCGGGTGAGCGTCGGCCTGCCGGCCAATGTCGAGCAGGCGGACTTCGTCTCCTCGGGGGTCTTCGGGCTCATCGACGCGATCGAGAAGTTCGACGTCGACCGGGAGATCAAGTTCGAGACGTACGCGATCACCCGGATCCGGGGCGCGATGATCGACGAACTGCGGGCGCTGGACTGGATCCCGCGGTCCGTACGGCAGAAGGCGCGCAACGTCGAACGGGCGTACGCGACGCTGGAGGCGCGGCTGCGCCGGACGCCGACGGAGGGGGAGGTCGCCGGCGAGCTGGGCATCGCGGTGGACGATCTGCACGCGGTCTTCAGCCAGTTGTCGTTGGCCAACGTGGTGGCGCTGGAGGAGCTCCTGCACGTCGGCGGCGAGGGCGGCGGCCGGCTGAGCCTGATGGACACGCTGGAGGACACCGCCGCGGACAACCCCGTGGAGGTCGCCGAGGACCGAGAGCTCAGACGGTTCCTCGCGCGGGCCATCAACACGCTGCCCGAGCGGGAGAAGACCGTCGTGACCCTGTACTACTACGAGGGCCTCACGCTCGCCGAGATCGGGAACGTACTGGGAGTGACCGAGAGCCGGGTCAGCCAGATCCACACCAAGTCCGTCCTGCAGCTGCGGGCGAAGCTGGCCGGTTTTGGTCGCTGACCTGGTCGTACGGCTCGTCTGTCGCGGCTGGTCGGGGGAGTGACTCCCGTCGGCACCGGCGCGTCCGTACAGTGGTTGACGTGCCAAGGATTCGAGCGGCCTCCGTGGCCGAGCACCGGTCGATGCAGCGAGCCGCCCTGCTGGACGCGGCTCGTTCTCTGCTGTCCGAGGGCGGGACGGAGGCGCTGACCTTCCCGGCTCTCGCCGAGCGGACGGGCCTCGCGCGCTCGTCCGTGTACGAGTACTTCCGGTCGCGGGCCGCCGTGGTCGAGGAGCTGTGCCAGGTCGACTTCCCGGTGTGGGCCGCGGAGGTGTCGGCGGCGATGGAGCGTGCGCCCTCCTCCGAGGGCAAGGTCGAGGCGTATGTGCGACAGCAGCTGGCGCTGGTGGGCGACCGGCGGCACCGGGCCGTCGTCGCCATCTCCGCCAGTGAGCTGGACGCGGGGGCGCGGGAGAAGATCCGGGCGGCGCACGGAGGGCTGGTGGCGATGATCGTCTCGGCGCTCGAGGAGATGGGGCACGCGCAGCCCCGGCTGGCGGCGATGCTGGTGCAGGGAGTCGTGGACGCGGCGGTGCGGAGGATCGAGCTGGGGGCGGCGGAGGAGCCTTCGGTGATCACCGAGGCCGCGGTCTCGATGGCGCTGCGGGGTGTGCGGGGCTGAGGGTGGGGTGGGCTCGCTCGCCGGCGCTCGCCCGGTGCCGCTGCGCCCACCCGTGCCGCCCCGGCGGCACGACTGCCCGCAGCTAGGGCAGAGGAACTCCGAGGACGGGGAGCAGTCTCGACGGCCCCCTGCGCAGGAGCCAGGGCGGTAGCAGGGACAGTGGGTCCAGGTAGGTCTCGCCCCTTCTCAAACCCCAGTGGACGCATGCGGTCATGCAGTGGGAACCCGTCGCGTCCACCGTGCCGATCACCTCGCCCGCCTCCACCTCGGCGCCCCTGTGCACCGGCGCCGTCACCGGCTCGTAGGTCGTTCGAAGGTCTGTGCCCGTCAGTTCCACGGACACCACACCCTTCCCCGCCACCTTGCCCGCGAAGGAGATCCGGCCGGCTGCCACTGCCCGTACCGGTGTTCCGGCGGGTGCCGCCAGGTCCACGCCCCGGTGGCCGCGGCCGTACACCGTCGCCGGGGGCTCCCAGCCCCGCAGGAC
This genomic window contains:
- a CDS encoding TetR/AcrR family transcriptional regulator codes for the protein MAEHRSMQRAALLDAARSLLSEGGTEALTFPALAERTGLARSSVYEYFRSRAAVVEELCQVDFPVWAAEVSAAMERAPSSEGKVEAYVRQQLALVGDRRHRAVVAISASELDAGAREKIRAAHGGLVAMIVSALEEMGHAQPRLAAMLVQGVVDAAVRRIELGAAEEPSVITEAAVSMALRGVRG
- the whiG gene encoding RNA polymerase sigma factor WhiG encodes the protein MPQHTSGSDRAAIPQAARDGGSVRPPAPSTLDELWRSYKSTGDERLREQLILHYSPLVKYVAGRVSVGLPANVEQADFVSSGVFGLIDAIEKFDVDREIKFETYAITRIRGAMIDELRALDWIPRSVRQKARNVERAYATLEARLRRTPTEGEVAGELGIAVDDLHAVFSQLSLANVVALEELLHVGGEGGGRLSLMDTLEDTAADNPVEVAEDRELRRFLARAINTLPEREKTVVTLYYYEGLTLAEIGNVLGVTESRVSQIHTKSVLQLRAKLAGFGR
- a CDS encoding M23 family metallopeptidase; the encoded protein is MRAKRCGRWLTWLVLGFLLFLAPPAPTPGPPLLTPAATDPSVPAIGRTWPVGARPAVLRGWEPPATVYGRGHRGVDLAAPAGTPVRAVAAGRISFAGKVAGKGVVSVELTGTDLRTTYEPVTAPVHRGAEVEAGEVIGTVDATGSHCMTACVHWGLRRGETYLDPLSLLPPWLLRRGPSRLLPVLGVPLP
- the dprA gene encoding DNA-processing protein DprA; translation: MTADEPDGELLDRVFLARVTEPGDEVAGRWVRERGVQEVAARLRGDGEPLPGVSEKRWGGMRARAAVAAPRRDLDVAHEAGARFVVPGGAEWPGQLDDLGDARPLGLWVRGRPSLRMWALRSVALVGARACTEYGAHMAAALATGLAELGWVVVSGGAYGVDGAAHRGALGAGGATVAVLACGVDRPYPRGHTQLITRIAEQGLVIGELPPGDHPTPSRFVLRNRVIAALTRGTVVVEAAHRSGSLVTARAAQRLGRHTMGVPGPATSSLSAGVHELLRGEATLVTDAAEVVELVGDMGELAPDRRGPVLPRDLLAPAARRVLSALPARRESGAAEIARGAQTTEDDAVARLYELRALGYVERHGDGWKLTRQAMISVRGGREPC